The genomic window TCCAGCCTGGCCTCCCTGATCGGCTGCGTCATCACCTTTTTCTATGCCCGCCTGATGGGCCGCAACTTCGTCACCACCCGCTACCCCGAGCGCGTGGCGCGCCTCGACGCCTTTCTGGCTGGCAACGCTTTCGCCATGACGCTGTTGATCCGTCTGCTGCCGGTGGGCAGCAATCTGGTCACCAATCTGGCCGCTGGCGTGGCGGGGGTCCGGCCGATGCCATTTTTTCTAGGGTCCATGCTGGGCTACCTGCCCCAGACCGTCGTCTTCGCGCTGCTGGGCAGCGGTATCCAGGTGGATCCAGTGTTCCGCATCGGAGCCAGCGTGGTATTGTTCGTCACCTCCGGGGTGATGGGTGTATGGCTGTTCCGCCGCTTCCGCCACGGCAGGCATCTGGACGCCGCCACCGAGGCGGTCATCGAAGACGA from Paramagnetospirillum magnetotacticum MS-1 includes these protein-coding regions:
- a CDS encoding TVP38/TMEM64 family protein; amino-acid sequence: MTNASRHAHPLLNPRAMAKGLVLIATFAVIGFVLDHLGLRDALDTHWIDSEVKGQGLRGDVLFVLIGALAVCVGLPRQGVCFLAGYAFGFAEGLLWSSLASLIGCVITFFYARLMGRNFVTTRYPERVARLDAFLAGNAFAMTLLIRLLPVGSNLVTNLAAGVAGVRPMPFFLGSMLGYLPQTVVFALLGSGIQVDPVFRIGASVVLFVTSGVMGVWLFRRFRHGRHLDAATEAVIEDDGEATNEQTR